From a single Chlorocebus sabaeus isolate Y175 chromosome X, mChlSab1.0.hap1, whole genome shotgun sequence genomic region:
- the TEX13C gene encoding putative testis-expressed protein 13C, producing MAMNFGDHASGFRHSDVIRFINNEVLRNGGGPAFYVAFRSRPWNEVEDRLRAIVADPRVPRAIKRACTWSALALSVRVAARQREQLLYQVRRLQGHVEEGQATSWALTSQLQQLRLEHEEAATQLHLTQAALQQVLNERDGLCGRLREVERSMQVYPMPQDFVPGPEAGQYGPVAGTLNAEQSEAVATEALGMPHSEAQIAAPTAMFYMPEPQSGWVQGMQPLLPMQVPHPVPFHVPSPMGLPYSTPLPPPVVMESAAAVAPQMPPVGIYPPGLWATVGSQEETAPLWDQRCHDQDGYPENFQGVYHPGDNRSCSQKEGSECPQGMTSQGDSSSHSLKKDPVMQQGTAPPEFSNSHSLKKDPVVPKEMISLGDSNSHSMKKDQVMPKEIVPLGDSNSHSLKKNPVVPKEMVPLGDNNSHSMKKDPVMPQNIVPLEDSNSHSLKKDPMMCQEMVPLGDNSHSLKKDPVVPQGTAPLMFSRRHSLKKEPVMPKEMVPLGDSNSHSMKKDPVMPQKMVPLGDSNSHSLKKDPVVPQGTAPLILSRRHSLKKEPVMLKEMVSLGGSNNQSLKKDPVVPQGTASLGFSRSHSLKKDLVMSKEMVPLGDSNNHSLKKDPMMPKEIVPLRDSNSHSLKKDPVVYQEMVPLGDSKSHSLNNDIVTPKEMVPLGHSDSHSLKKDLVVHEEMFPLGDSNSHSLKKDPVVHQEMVPLGDSKSHRLKKDIVTPKEMVPLGHSDSHSLKKDPVVHQEMFPLGDSNSHSLKKDPVMPKEMVPLGDSNSHSLKKDAVVHQEMVPLGDSNSHSLKKHPVIPQGTALLRFSKSHSQMEDQERPQATPLEDSKSHGVKSSPWKHQPQGQKVKQRKRKKASESQQQKPASCSSPVNWACPWCNALNFPRHKACYKCKRVRMPVENGSTDPA from the coding sequence ATGGCGATGAATTTTGGGGACCATGCCAGCGGATTCCGCCACAGTGATGTGATCAGGTTCATCAACAATGAAGTCCTCAGGAACGGCGGCGGCCCAGCCTTTTACGTGGCCTTCCGCTCGCGGCCATGGAACGAGGTAGAGGACCGGCTTCGGGCCATTGTGGCCGACCCGCGGGTGCCGCGCGCCATCAAGAGGGCCTGCACCTGGAGCGCATTGGCTTTGAGCGTGCGAGTGGCCGCGAGGCAGCGGGAGCAGCTGCTGTACCAGGTTCGGCGGCTGCAAGGGCATGTGGAGGAGGGCCAggcgacctcctgggctctaacCTCCCAGCTGCAGCAGCTGCGCCTGGAGCATGAGGAGGCGGCAACACAGCTGCACCTCACGCAGGCTGCCCTGCAGCAGGTGCTGAATGAGCGTGATGGGTTATGCGGGAGGCTGCGCGAAGTTGAGAGATCTATGCAGGTCTATCCGATGCCGCAGGATTTTGTACCTGGTCCAGAAGCCGGCCAGTATGGGCCTGTGGCCGGGACTTTAAATGCAGAACAGAGTGAGGCGGTGGCCACAGAGGCACTGGGAATGCCACATTCGGAAGCCCAGATAGCAGCCCCAACAGCTATGTTTTACATGCCTGAACCCCAGAGTGGCTGGGTCCAGGGCATGCAACCCCTTCTGCCAATGCAGGTGCCTCATCCAGTCCCATTCCATGTGCCTTCACCAATGGGACTGCCATACTCAACACCTCTACCACCTCCGGTAGTAATGGAATCAGCAGCAGCAGTTGCACCACAGATGCCTCCTGTGGGGATCTATCCACCTGGTCTTTGGGCCACAGTGGGGTCCCAGGAGGAGACTGCCCCTCTGTGGGACCAGAGGTGCCATGACCAGGATGGATATCCTGAGAATTTCCAGGGGGTATATCACCCAGGGGATAACAGAAGCTGCAGCCAAAAGGAAGGTTCTGAGTGTCCCCAAGGAATGACCTCCCAAGGGGacagcagcagccacagcctgAAGAAAGATCCAGTGATGCAGCAGGGCACAGCTCCTCCAGAGTTCAGCAACAGCCACAGCCTGAAGAAAGATCCAGTTGTGCCCAAGGAGATGATCTCCCTGGGGGACAGCAACAGCCACAGCATGAAGAAAGATCAAGTGATGCCCAAGGAGATTGTCCCCCTAGGGGACAGCAACAGCCACAGCCTGAAGAAAAATCCAGTTGTGCCCAAGGAGATGGTCCCCCTGGGGGATAACAACAGTCACAGCATGAAGAAAGATCCAGTGATGCCCCAGAACATAGTCCCCCTGGAGGACAGCAACAGCCACAGTCTGAAGAAAGATCCAATGATGTGCCAGGAGATGGTCCCCCTGGGGGACAACAGTCATAGCCTGAAGAAAGATCCAGTGGTGCCCCAGGGCACAGCTCCCCTGATGTTTAGCAGGAGACACAGCCTGAAGAAAGAGCCAGTGATGCCCAAGGAGATGGTCCCCCTGGGGGACAGCAACAGTCATAGCATGAAGAAAGATCCAGTGATGCCCCAGAAGATGGTCCCCCTGGGGGACAGCAATAGCCATAGCCTGAAGAAAGATCCAGTGGTGCCCCAGGGCACAGCTCCCCTGATCTTAAGCAGGAGACACAGCCTGAAGAAAGAGCCAGTGATGCTCAAGGAGATGGTCTCCCTGGGGGGCAGCAACAACCAAAGCCTGAAGAAAGATCCAGTGGTGCCCCAGGGGACAGCCTCCCTGGGATTTAGCAGGAGCCACAGCCTGAAGAAAGACTTAGTGATGTCCAAGGAGATGGTCCCCCTGGGGGACAGCAACAACCATAGCCTGAAGAAAGATCCAATGATGCCCAAGGAGATAGTCCCCCTACGGGACAGCAACAGTCACAGCCTGAAGAAAGATCCAGTGGTGTACCAGGAGATGGTCCCCTTGGGGGACAGCAAGAGTCACAGCCTGAATAACGATATAGTGACACCCAAGGAGATGGTCCCCCTAGGGCACAGCGACAGCCATAGCCTGAAGAAAGATCTAGTGGTGCACGAGGAGATGTTCCCCCTGGGGGACAGCAACAGCCACAGCCTGAAGAAAGATCCAGTGGTGCACCAGGAGATGGTCCCCTTGGGGGACAGCAAGAGCCACAGGCTGAAGAAAGATATAGTGACACCCAAGGAGATGGTCCCCCTAGGGCACAGTGACAGCCACAGCCTGAAGAAAGATCCAGTGGTGCACCAGGAGATGTTCCCCCTGGGGGACAGCAACAGCCACAGCCTGAAGAAAGATCCAGTGATGCCCAAGGAGATGGTCCCCCTAGGGGACAGCAACAGTCACAGCCTGAAGAAAGATGCAGTGGTACACCAGGAGATGGTCCCCCTGGGGGACAGCAACAGCCACAGCCTGAAGAAACATCCAGTGATTCCCCAGGGCACAGCCTTGCTGAGGTTTAGCAAGAGCCACAGCCAGATGGAAGATCAGGAGAGGCCCCAGGCAACGCCTCTGGAGGATAGCAAGAGCCATGGTGTGAAAAGTAGCCCATGGAAACACCAGCCTCAGGGGCAGAAGGTCAAGCAACGAAAAAGGAAAAAGGCCTCAGAATCCCAGCAACAGAAGCCTGCCTCATGCTCCAGCCCAGTGAATTGGGCCTGCCCATGGTGTAATGCCTTGAATTTTCCACGGCACAAGGCCTGCTATAAATGCAAGAGAGTCCGTATGCCGGTTGAGAATGGCAGCACTGACCCAGCATAA